The Schistocerca nitens isolate TAMUIC-IGC-003100 chromosome 6, iqSchNite1.1, whole genome shotgun sequence DNA segment ATGTTACACCTCTCTCATAGCAACTTGTCCTGCGTGGGATGCTCTCTGTTTCCAACAGCTTCTCAtgaaattcttcatttttttttaaaattactaatGTTTTTCTTAGTTTATACTAGTGTTTTACTTATATAAACATTTGTTATTGTTAAAATGTTTAGCAGTTAGAATTTTAATCTGCAGCTTGTTCATTATTTTGCATACAGTCCTTTTTGTTTTATCCATACAGTCCATTTTTGTTTTATCCATACAATCCTTTTCTGTACAATGAGTACCTTCTTCATGTGTACTAAACTTCCCTATAGTTCTATGCAAATTATCATGGGAAGGCCTCcttccaaagtttcaagaaccagtgttaAGTGAAGACTCTAGAAATATATGTATTGCACCCTACGTATTGTTCCCATAGGGAGCATAAAGATAAGATTGCACTCCATATATGACTGtaacagaaagaaaccaaaacATGTGGTACAGTAGTACACAATTCATTGGAATTTGCTGAgggtttatgtagatgtagaactgtgcaGTGACTTCTAAACTTTTATGTAACTGCCATCTGATATCCATATATTTATGTATCAGTGTTTAAAGTTGTTGCACATACTGGATTTAGCAAGCAAGTCATAAAACATTTCCAGTTTTCGCGACCATTATACATATTAATTTGATAATTTGTAGCGGGTCAATCCATTTCAAATCAcccaatatgaataaaatttgttgctcaacatttttgattttcttgatttttttatcaTGAGTTCCCTGTAGACAGAcattcacaaaacactgttttaaaatgttttataagtCATAGTTTTTTTCTGGCAGCAATTTTTACAATGGCGGTTgggcaaattttagtggaaatcGACGTTTGCCGAAAGTTTAATTGCCAAGTTATTTTAAAAGATATCAGAATAATTCAAAAACCAGTGTGCTCAGCATGAAATGAACTtcatgcataatttttttttaaatttttctatcatGCAAGAGAGTTACTCAAACTCTTTCTGTGaagactctgaaaaaatttatCAATCTTCACTTTTTAAGGCCTTCAATTTTCATGAAGGAAAAGAGACTCACTAATAATATGTTATCTCTGTGTTGTGTAATTACATAACTATGTGCAGTAAAAGTTGCAGTCCTGAGAATGGACTCCTGTTTTTTCTACAGCTTTTCAAAAATGGCCAAAACCCTTCTAACGTCAATTTTCGCAGGTCAATATCTAAAAAGGGACTGAATGAAAACAAGTGAAAGTTTTACAGAATGTTCTTTATTCTCATGGGAATATCTcacaaaaaaattatgactgaGACTCAACTACATTGAGAGTAATAGAGCAGCAAATTTCAGTAAAAACGCTACCCCTCTACATGCTCGTGCAGTGCCAAGTTAGCAAACAAGTGCTTGAAATTATTACAGTTGACATTGGTCAAATGATGTTTAAATCattacatacaataaatgatcaaatatttctacTTCTAAATAACAATGGGCAGAGATAACAATGGGTAAGAGTTCTAATTCTTCAAATTAACTGTACATTTGTTGTACTACACTTGCGTACAATATACACATAATAATGTTTCTCCATGGATACAGatttaaaactttcaaaaatggttcaaatggctctgagcactatgggactcaactgctgaggtcattagtcccctagaacttagaactagttaaacctaactaacctaaggacatcacaaacatccatgcccgaggcaggattcgaacctgcgaccgtagcggtcttgcggttccagactgcagcgcctttaaccgcacggccacttcggccggcttttaaaacGTTACTTGTAACTACTTGCCAGCTGCAATTTTCATTAGGGAGTTAAACAAACACGATATTTCATTGCATAGTTTATCAGTTATGTTGTGTGTTCTACCAGACACTGTTGTGAGTTCCAGTGGAGCCAGCTTTCATACTATTTTATTTGCAGGCACACAAGCCGGGTCATTTTTGGAAAGTTGAAAGGCAGTTCTTGGACCAGAAGGGTGAAAGAAATGCACTTAAACATCATTGTTATCTTCACTTTTCTCTTCAAGTTTTCCAAGCCACCACTTCTCATCATACATACAAACAACAAAATCGTTATTTGTAAAAGATGATACATTTGTAAAAAGTATTGAAGTTTGATGATCATCGAAGTTGGAGCCTTTGAAAGTAACAAAACATCTTATTTGATTGTCACTTATGGGAACATAACTGTGATAGCTTCTTGTTCCTTTCAATGGTAAACAACAATCAAATCTCTCAGTCAGCTTTGTTTTGATTTGTTCAATTTCAGTTgaagaaacaaatatatatctaattCCAGTAATATTCTGTTGACAGTATTTGAACAAATCGTGTGGAGTCAGGATCTGTTctgtgtaaggtctttgaagggaAGCTCGTGTAACTTCTCTTTTTGTTGTTCCGCCTATCCTATCGCAAGAATTCTTTCCGTGTGATGAGGCAAAGAAATTCCACTCTGCTGGTAAACCAAAATCATTTTTGTGTTGGCAGatattaatgaagtttttcttatttttgtactgGCTGCTTGCGCCATCACTAAAGTAGTTTATCTTTTCAACATTACGTATGATATTCTTAATTTCTCTAATGAGGTGATGTTGAAATGCGTACACAGTCATGGTATTATGTTCTAGGTGGTCACTAATTACACAAATAGATTTGCAACACACGTTGTCTTCTTTTTCAAAGTAGATGACAAACGGATGCAGTGTCGCTTGTGCATTAGTCCAGTGAAAACTTTGAATTTCATCCTGTACTGTAAATGTATAGTTTTCCGCAAAATCACCAATCACTAAACAGTAGGTTTCTTTcaggttttcttttgtttccttaaaatATTGAGCTTGAGCTTTTGAGATAAAGTGATGGGATTTTAAAAGCACCAGCTTATTGACAAGAGACTGTAAAAATTCCTCACTGGGCATTACCTGTGTAATAAGCTCAACTCTTATCAGTTTGTACCCATTGTTTGAAAACTACTTCATCAGGCAAGATGTCAAGTTCATTTTTTAAGATATCAAGTAGGGTATCTAGTCCAGGACATCCTGCACATATGTCAAGCATACATTTTTCATTATCAATATCACATACCATGAAAGCTATCAGGTCTTTATAATTTGCATTAAGCTTTGCTCCTTCCATCATAAACTTTGTGCTTTGATGATGCTTGCAAACGCATACAGTATGAGTTCCTGATGAACACATCACTTTGGTCGTAGAACACAAAATATAGGGCGGCCAATTTTGTTATCTGGGTATTTTTGTTTATAGAGGCTGTAGAGCTCATTCAGCGAGAGAAGAATTAAACTTTTCTGCTTCTGCACCTTAACATTGTCAATCACAGTTGAAACACATTCCTTTTTACCAGGACACATGCGACTATTGTCATCATCCTCATAAAATTCTTTAACACTATTAATAACAGCTTCACTTATTTTGTTGGCACCTTGTCTTTTCGAAAGATGTGGTAAAGTACCTTGATCCATAACTAGCTGCCTAGTTAACTTCACCATGTATTCAGATACACCAAATTCCtcgatttatttttttctttgaccATGATCTTGGAAAGAGGCTAATTATCTTAATTTTGTCATCTTTACTGGAAACTTTGAATTTATCTTTCATTTTGATAATAAGTATATCATACTCACTTTGTACATTTTCTGTACTATTTGCATTCTGAGCATCTAAGTCATTATGGAaagattcttccaattttctgttgaCAGCACTTgcaattttatcagtttttctttgtaaagcTGATAGTCGCTGGTCTTTGTTGAGCTTTGTTATTTTACATAAAGGAGATAATTCCAAAGTTTCACAGATTGATTCTACTTGATGCAAAGGATCATCCTCAACCAATTCAAAAGGCCCAGTAAGAAATTCAGGATCATTGTCAACCATAATTGCCACTTTTTCAGCtggtttatttacaaatattcttGATGCGCAAGTTGGGCATAGAGCTTGTCCAGGAATTAGGTTAATATCCACATTTTTTTTGTTTAGGTGTTCAACTAGTATTTTACGcaaaccatttttaactggctttttgtGAGTACCAAATGGGTCACAACACtttttaccaaaaatgtggttgtattTGTCTAAATATTTATCTTTGTGGTAATAACAAATATTAGAAATTTCTTTCGAAATTCTTAATTTTAACAAACATTGTTCTTCAGCTGGCAAGTCACTCACTCTTATTAATTCTTGATGCACTTCCCTCTTGTAGTGTTGTTTATGGCACTGTTCACTTATTAGTTCACCCACAAAACAACTCATTTCAATACTTGAAAAATCTACTATTCTTGAAAACAGTTGAAGATGGGAGACATCAGATCAACACTTACAAAACTCTTGTTCACTTGTTTATTGTCTTGGGTCCTGCAAAGAAAGTAATATGAAAAGTAACTCCAATGGAATTCACAAAGTGTCTGGTAGAACACACAACATAACGGATAAACTATGCAATGAAATATCGTGTTTGTTTAACTCCCTAATGAAAATTTCAGCTGGAAAGTAGTTACAAGTAAAGTTTTAAATCAGTATCCATGGAGAAACATTATTATGTGTATACTGTATGCAAGTGTAGTACAACAAATGTACCGTTAATTTGAAGAATTAGAACTCTTACCCATTGTTATCTCTGCCCATTGTTATTTAAAAgtagaaatatttgatcatttattgtatgtaatGATTTAAACATCATTTGACCAATGTCAACTGTAATAATTTCAAGCACTTGTTTGCTAACTTGGCACTGCACGAGCATGTAGAGGGGTAGCGTTTTTACTGAAATTTGCTGCTCTATTACTCTCAATGTAGTTGAGTCtcagtcataatttttttgtgAGATATTCCCACGAGAATAAAGAACATTATGTAAAACTTTCACTTGTTTTCATTCAGTCCCTTTTTAGATATTGACCTGCGAAAATTGACGTTAGAAGGGTTTTGGCCATTTTTGAAAAGCTGTAGAAAAAACAGGAGTCCATTCTCAGGACTGCAACTTTTACTGCACATAGTTATGTAATTACACAACACAGAGATAACATATTATTAGTGAGTCTCTTTTCCTTCATGAAAATTGAAGGCCTTAAAAAGTGAAGATTGataaattttttcagagtcttCACAGAAAGAGTTTGAGTAACTCTCTTGCAtgatagaaaaattttaaaaaaattattcatgaaGTTCATTTCATGCTGAGCACACTGGTTTTTGAATTATTCTGATATCTTTTAAAATAACTTGGCAATTAAACTTTCGGCAAACGTCgatttccactaaaatttgcccAACCGCCATTGTAAAAATTGCTGCCAGAAAAAAACTATGacttataaaacattttaaaacagtgttttgtgaatgTCTGTCTACAGGGAACTCAtgataaaaaaatcaagaaaatcaaaaatgttgagcaacaaattttattcatattgggTGATTTGAAATGGATTGACCCTAGCACGATCTAGATTTTTAGCATTTCTGTTTATCCATTGAGCTACTTAGCTCTCAGACAAGTGATAAGAAACACTTTCACAGTACAAGTCTGATGCTTTTTACTTTGTTTCTTCCCATCAGGGTGACTTCACTTCTGGTCAGATTACTGGCAAAGGTTATATTGAGTGGCCTGATCTCAGTTGGTATGAAGGAGATGTATGTCTTGGTTATCGTCACGGTTTAGGAATGTATCGTGCAACGTTTGCTGATGTGACATACAGTGGAAAATGGTATATGGGATGTAAAGAAGGACCAGGAATGCTCTATTATAGTGAAAATGTGAATAATCATTACAATGGTGAATGGGTACAAAACGAAAGGCATGGACTGGGAATGAGGTCCTATCCATCACATGCATGTTATTATGGTCAATGGATGAATGGCTTGCAACATGGTATTGGTACTATGGTGTGGTCTAACAATGATGTAAGTACTGTAACTGGTACTAATTTTGAAATGGTTATTAATTAATGAGTGATTAATTCAAATTCTTTGTTAGATATAGATTCAGATTCTTCATTcatcattcagcattattacaaGCAATAGACGTTGttagttcacttaacctattaattttataaaatacatttttacacatcgCAGTTGAtaatgggcatttctaaaaataatGAATAGAATGGGTTCGTTAACAAGAAGTTGTGTAACTTTTTCATAAATAATTTGATTGGCATGCTTGAGGCATATTTAGACAGTTTGTTATACATTTTAATTGTCATGTACTTATGACTATCATTAGCTtttgctaatctattttgtggcaagaaCAGAGAAGTACAGATTCTTGTGTTATAGTTTTGCCTTTTATTTGTTAAACCTAAATATGGTACTTCAGCAAGTACATAATTAACAGTATCAAGAATATATAGATTAATAACTGTTaatattctatatttaatgaacaatggtttacaatgtgtcctGTCATCTACTTTTGCCATTACTCTggttgctttcttctggatcacttatttttttgctgtttccccagagtattaatcCATAccataaaacagattgaaaaaatcaAATTATGCCATCCTTACATATTCAAATGTCACACAGCACATTAGTCACTtcagcagatatacagggtgagcacaaaatcTTGCCCTGCTtacaacaatttattacagaataaccatttgacataataatttacatttgatgccattacataggttagtgttactacttttttaattaattaatttttttttcttatgaccactgacattaacaaacctcagtgtgtgctcccttggtagcttggagaatgtcgaggcggtattccagctCCTGCCAGGTGTTTCATAACATGTGTTCTGTAACAGTACTCACGACAGCTTGTATTCTTGGCTTCAGTTCGTCTACACCAGCAACTGGTGTGATGAAGACTCAttccttgatgttgttgttgttgttgttgttgtggtcttcagtcctgagactggtttgatgcagctctccacactactctatcctgtgcaagcttcttcatatcccagtacgtactgcagcctacatccttctgaatctgcttagtgtattcatctcttggtcaccctctacgatttttaccctccacgctgccctccaatactaaatttgtgatccctcgatgcctcagaacatgtcctaccaaccgatcccttcttctagtcaagttgtgccacaagctcctcttctctccaattctattcaatacctcctcattagttatgtgatctacccatctaatcttctgtgttcttctgtagcaccacatttcgaaaaattctattctcttcttgtctaaactatttatcgtccatgtttcacttccatacatggctacactccatacaaatactttcagaaacgacttcctgacacttaaatcaatactcattgttaacaaatttctcttcttcagaaacactttccttcccattgccagtctacattttatattctctctacttcgaccatcatcagttattttgctccccgaatatcaaaactcctttactactttaagtgtcccatttcctaatctaattccctcagcttcatccgacttaattcgactacattccattatcctcattttgcttttgttgatgttcatgttatatcctccttttaagatactgtccattccattcaactgctcttccaagtcctttgctgtctctgacagaattacagtgtcatcggcgaacctcaaattttttatttcttctccatggattttaatacctactccaaatttttcttttgtttcctttactgcttgctcaatatacagattgaacaacatcggggataggctacaaccctgtctcactcccttcccaaccactgcttccctttcatacccctcaactcttataactgccatctggtttctgtacaaattgtaaatagccttttgctccctgtattttactcctgccaccttcagaatttgaaagagagtattccagtcaacattgtcaaaagctttctcaaagtctacaaatgctagaaacgtagatctgccttttcttaatctagcttctaaaataagttgtagggtcaatattgcctcacgtgttcccatatttctacgaaatccaaactgatcttccccaaggtcggcttctaccagtttttccattcgtctgcaaagaatttgtgttagtattttgcagccgtgaccaaTTAAACttgttgttcggtaattttcacatctgtcaacacctgctttctttgggattggaattattatattcttcttgaagtctgagggtattttgccggtctcatacatcttgctcaccagatggtagagttttatcaggactggctctcccaaggctgtcagtagttctaatggaatgttgtctactcccggggctttgttttgactcaggtctttcagtgttctgtcgaactcttcacgcagtatcatatctcccatttcatcttcatctacatcctcttccatttccttaatattgtcctcaagtacattgccctagtAAAGAtctcctatatactccttccacctttctgctttcccttctttgcttagaactgggtttccatctgagctcttgatattcattcaagtcattctcttttctccaaaggtctctttaattttcctgtaggcagtatctatcttacctctagtgagataagcctctacatccttacatttgtcctctagccattcgtgcttagacattttgctcttcctgtcgatctcatttttgagacgtttgtattcctttttgcctgcttcatttagtgcatttttatattttctcctttcgtcaattaaattcaatatttcttgtgtcacccaaggattttgtattagacctcgtctttttacctacttgatcctctgctgccttcactacttcatccctcaaagctacccattcttcttctactgtatttctttcccccattcctgtcaattgttcccttatgctctccccaaaACTCagtacaacccctggtttagtcagtttatccaggtcccatctccttaaattcccacctttttgcagtttcttcagttttaatctacagttcataatgaatagattgtggtcagagtccacatctgcccctggaaatgtcttacaatttaaaacctggttcctaaatctctgtcttaccattatataatctatctgaaacctgtcggtatcttcaggcttcttccatgtatacaaccttcttttacgattcttgaaccaagtgttagctgtgattaagttgtgctctgtggaaaattccaccaggcggcttcctctttcatttcttaccccccaatctatattcacctactacgtttccttctctcccttttcctactaccgaattccagtcacccatgactattaaattttcgtctcccttcactatctgaataatttcttttatttcatcatacatttcatcaatttcttcgtcatctgcagagctagttggcatatagacttgtactactgtcgtaggtgtgggcttcgtgtctatcttggccacaacaatgcgttcgctgtgctgcttgtagtagcttactcgcattcctattgttatattcattattaaacctgctcctgcattacccctatttgattttgtccttgatatagccccagaaaaaaaatcaAGGTGCATAATGTCTGCATCGGATTGAAAGGAacggccaccccgctctccagacattatgccccttgactttttttcttgCGTTATATTAAGGACAGAGTCTtggtcacaccagttgctgacatcAACGAACTgtaggctaggatacaagctgttgTGGCTaccgtgacagaacacatgttacgaaacacctggcgggagcTGGAATGCCACCtgaacattctccgagctaccaagggagcacatgttgaggtttactaacgtaagtggtcataaaaaaaactagtaacactaatctATGTAATGGCATCGAatataacttattatgtcaaattgttattctgttataaatttttataatcagggcaagactttgtgctcaccctatataactcttgacaacctaaccataATGTTTTCAACATGAGAGTTTCATGTTAGTTTATTGTCAAGTATGATACCTAACAATTTTTCATTTTGGTATTCTATTTTTACAGCCTTTGATAGATTGAACCAAATAATCTGGATCTTTTTCTGATTTAACAGTAACCATTCACATTAAATcatgatattgcattttcttttgccaaattCTTCTTACTACTAACAAGGTTCACAGAAAGAACAATAGTATCGCTTCCTTTCATTAAGTTATGACTTGGGAGTTTTAAACTTTTGTCACATATTCCTTAGTACTTTAGCTTAGAGAGCAAAAAAGAGTGGTCAATACAGTCAAGGCCTTGCTCAGATCACATGAGGTTACGTGTATGTGGGCATGATCCTCGAATTCTGCTAAAATGTCTCT contains these protein-coding regions:
- the LOC126263264 gene encoding radial spoke head 10 homolog B-like produces the protein MSVYRELMIKKSRKSKMLSNKFYSYWGDFTSGQITGKGYIEWPDLSWYEGDVCLGYRHGLGMYRATFADVTYSGKWYMGCKEGPGMLYYSENVNNHYNGEWVQNERHGLGMRSYPSHACYYGQWMNGLQHGIGTMVWSNNDVSTVTGTNFEMVIN